A stretch of the Pseudobacteriovorax antillogorgiicola genome encodes the following:
- the lpxC gene encoding UDP-3-O-acyl-N-acetylglucosamine deacetylase, with the protein MGIMTKQTSIQSKVRFTGKGLHCGRIVHLDVLPAKADTGIVFHRNDDPAAEPIQAHAFNITSTALSTTIGLGPSSVSTIEHLMAAFAGLGISNAIVRLNAPEVPIMDGSSKPFVKKLMTAGIRELDKAQKIWKVIKPFEIREGDQFIRIEPSRRQRYQCSIDFPFHMIGKQSVDYWASTENFIRVANARTFCHIKDVNMMKEQGLALGGSLENAIVISDDGLLNAEGLRSQEEFAEHKLLDLIGDMALLGAPFLGDVKVHKPGHALTAKFTKALLENESEYLEAMFISPFVRPKEHVSTASQVFRPAWANLG; encoded by the coding sequence ATGGGAATTATGACGAAACAGACTAGCATCCAATCCAAAGTTCGGTTCACCGGCAAGGGGCTTCACTGTGGACGAATTGTTCATCTTGATGTTCTTCCTGCGAAAGCTGATACAGGGATCGTTTTCCATCGCAATGACGACCCAGCAGCTGAACCTATCCAAGCTCACGCATTTAATATTACCTCGACGGCACTCTCCACGACTATCGGACTAGGCCCGTCTTCAGTTTCTACGATCGAGCACTTGATGGCTGCATTTGCAGGCCTAGGGATATCAAACGCAATTGTGAGGCTCAATGCGCCAGAGGTTCCCATTATGGATGGAAGCTCAAAGCCGTTTGTAAAAAAATTGATGACTGCCGGTATTCGCGAGTTAGATAAGGCACAAAAGATTTGGAAGGTGATCAAGCCCTTTGAAATCAGAGAAGGCGATCAGTTTATACGTATCGAACCATCTCGTCGGCAACGATACCAATGCAGTATCGACTTTCCGTTCCACATGATTGGCAAGCAGTCGGTTGATTATTGGGCGAGTACTGAGAATTTTATTCGTGTCGCGAATGCCCGTACGTTCTGTCATATCAAAGACGTGAATATGATGAAGGAACAAGGCCTTGCTCTTGGTGGTTCCCTAGAAAATGCTATTGTGATTTCTGATGATGGCTTGCTAAACGCTGAAGGCTTACGTTCCCAAGAGGAGTTTGCTGAGCATAAGCTTCTTGATTTGATCGGTGACATGGCATTGTTAGGTGCTCCGTTCCTTGGCGATGTCAAGGTTCACAAGCCAGGACACGCTTTAACGGCAAAGTTTACAAAAGCACTTTTGGAAAATGAGTCCGAGTATTTAGAAGCGATGTTCATAAGCCCTTTTGTTCGGCCCAAAGAACACGTTTCAACAGCATCACAAGTTTTCAGGCCTGCTTGGGCCAATCTCGGCTAG
- a CDS encoding tetratricopeptide repeat protein, with protein sequence MAQQPDQSIPIEIAIRDLKSRTIDEKKVDAYLDVLEEYECWKPLFRLLFAKIKDSARRRARDYVRLARIYAICLEDTPKVAETCRDLVKNHRLSYQEFRQKVLVKLLGEDDFGKEAQILESIKPVLTTQDEKIACTERLCLIYEKKKYDEDGLNRSYEALIKLDQNNLKALRYFKAVYTQNQAWENVVEVLKKLYKGAKHVNDGYRIAQELATVYLFQMDLPEQSISVLEKYCKDSPLDTSSIHYEAYYRLKNWKGCLEVLESYLPKVEGNTNRAIIYLKIGELQELIGEQERALESYRVSAEAQPRILEPLENMVEIHIHNQNWKQVVECLQLMKSQVDEEQLKERLQEAVTRLEGEISHG encoded by the coding sequence TTGGCTCAGCAGCCTGACCAATCGATCCCCATCGAAATAGCTATCAGAGATCTAAAGTCTAGAACGATCGATGAAAAAAAAGTCGATGCCTACTTGGATGTTCTCGAAGAGTATGAATGCTGGAAGCCGTTGTTTCGGCTTCTATTTGCGAAGATTAAAGATAGCGCTCGTCGCAGAGCCAGAGATTACGTGCGTCTGGCTCGTATCTATGCTATTTGCCTAGAGGATACCCCTAAAGTTGCTGAAACCTGCCGCGATTTAGTCAAAAATCATAGGCTCTCATACCAAGAGTTTCGTCAGAAAGTTTTGGTGAAGCTTTTGGGCGAAGACGATTTTGGGAAAGAGGCTCAAATTCTTGAGAGCATCAAACCTGTACTTACCACTCAAGATGAAAAAATCGCCTGTACCGAACGTCTTTGTTTAATCTACGAGAAGAAGAAGTACGATGAAGATGGGTTGAATCGTAGCTACGAAGCACTGATTAAGTTAGATCAAAATAATTTGAAAGCTTTACGCTATTTTAAAGCTGTCTATACCCAGAACCAGGCTTGGGAAAACGTGGTGGAGGTGCTGAAAAAGCTCTATAAGGGGGCAAAACATGTCAATGATGGTTATCGCATCGCGCAAGAGCTGGCTACGGTATATCTGTTTCAGATGGATCTTCCTGAGCAGTCCATCTCTGTTCTAGAAAAATATTGCAAAGACAGTCCATTGGATACCTCCTCCATTCACTATGAAGCCTATTATCGGCTCAAGAACTGGAAGGGCTGCCTGGAAGTTTTGGAGTCTTATTTACCCAAAGTTGAGGGTAATACAAATAGGGCTATTATCTACCTGAAAATAGGAGAACTTCAGGAGCTTATTGGCGAGCAAGAGAGGGCGTTGGAGTCGTATCGTGTGAGTGCTGAAGCCCAGCCTAGAATTCTAGAGCCCCTCGAAAATATGGTAGAGATTCATATTCACAACCAGAACTGGAAGCAAGTGGTAGAATGCTTACAGCTCATGAAGTCGCAAGTGGATGAAGAGCAGTTGAAGGAACGATTGCAAGAGGCGGTGACGCGACTAGAAGGTGAGATTAGTCACGGATGA
- a CDS encoding TetR/AcrR family transcriptional regulator has protein sequence MSKPDVAAERKDQIVRATVECITKHGYHNFSMQDVARTAGVSKGIIHYYFLNKDDLMMSVLDRVAGDIEGVLAEDMKSIDDPIKKLEIFMSVSFDVVRSTKEYYQVNMDFWTQINQKKEVRQVISRHYAKFRDTCASVISEGVNAGVFKNVDSHIYASFIVSVIDGLSLQWLFDENVFDYDEMIKTAKDMILKGLVS, from the coding sequence ATGTCGAAGCCGGATGTGGCTGCTGAACGAAAAGACCAGATTGTACGAGCGACTGTCGAGTGTATTACTAAGCATGGTTATCATAACTTTTCTATGCAAGATGTTGCCCGAACTGCTGGCGTCAGTAAAGGAATTATTCATTACTACTTCTTGAACAAAGATGACTTGATGATGTCGGTGTTGGATCGCGTCGCGGGGGACATCGAGGGAGTCCTCGCTGAAGATATGAAGTCCATAGACGATCCGATCAAGAAGCTTGAGATCTTTATGTCGGTGAGCTTCGATGTGGTTCGAAGCACCAAAGAATACTATCAGGTGAACATGGATTTCTGGACGCAGATCAACCAGAAGAAAGAAGTCCGTCAGGTCATCTCTCGCCACTACGCGAAGTTCCGGGACACATGTGCGAGCGTCATCTCTGAGGGGGTCAATGCTGGTGTGTTTAAGAATGTTGATTCTCATATCTATGCATCTTTTATCGTTTCGGTCATTGATGGTCTCAGTTTGCAGTGGCTCTTTGATGAGAATGTGTTCGATTACGATGAGATGATCAAAACGGCGAAGGATATGATTCTTAAGGGACTTGTTTCTTAG
- a CDS encoding outer membrane beta-barrel protein, which produces MFKTMIISISFALVSPALLAKGLKDLKPDSETIEKAKETIDQVKEAVDKKLEGKEVEPKKDKQQEIKKEVEKKEPTGDGEFYLGLGFGFASLKGSGGSWDTGFSGDFELGVRFMKIMGDRVQLYGTYRFVPVDIIVTENANQYKGVVEQHLFGASARYVLASKLHITAHGALGLASSSLKPTGTLTSTEDPEESGAAISLGGGAQWLVSSKVWLGAFLSLGAGTFQYSQLGVSTTVSL; this is translated from the coding sequence ATGTTTAAAACTATGATTATATCTATCTCCTTTGCCTTGGTGAGCCCGGCTCTCCTTGCCAAAGGCTTAAAAGATCTAAAACCCGACTCAGAAACCATTGAAAAAGCGAAAGAAACCATCGATCAAGTAAAAGAAGCGGTTGATAAAAAGCTAGAAGGCAAAGAAGTAGAACCCAAGAAAGACAAGCAGCAGGAGATCAAAAAAGAAGTAGAAAAAAAAGAGCCCACCGGTGATGGCGAGTTTTACCTGGGTCTCGGTTTTGGATTCGCCAGCTTAAAGGGCTCCGGCGGTAGCTGGGATACAGGTTTTTCAGGGGATTTTGAGCTTGGCGTGAGATTCATGAAAATCATGGGCGACAGAGTTCAACTCTATGGCACCTATCGTTTTGTTCCGGTAGACATCATTGTTACTGAAAATGCCAATCAATATAAGGGAGTCGTGGAGCAACACCTTTTTGGGGCCTCAGCCCGCTACGTTCTTGCCTCCAAACTTCATATCACAGCTCATGGTGCTCTCGGCCTAGCAAGCTCGTCACTAAAGCCTACTGGAACTCTCACCAGCACTGAGGACCCTGAGGAGTCTGGCGCTGCCATCTCGCTAGGAGGGGGAGCTCAATGGCTCGTAAGTTCGAAGGTCTGGCTTGGAGCATTCTTATCCCTGGGTGCCGGAACATTCCAATACAGTCAACTTGGCGTTTCAACGACAGTGAGCTTATAA
- the recN gene encoding DNA repair protein RecN, which produces MLHSIYIRGLAVIDELSIEFSSQLNVITGETGAGKSILIKALSLILGGKGSPDVVRKGMDQAVVSAVFQLPADHQAFEQLTASGLPMPSEESDLILRRQISTKGRSQAWINDVPVTLSILKSVGIHLIDVFGQHDNHKLLDPQYHSHYLDQFLSQNEIVKRYQKDYQRLSADVRNLRKAIEHYQTKLRDRDYIEFRKAELDQLDPTTENYYESRDFLVNSKAGIAQHEALRCVEDIMDRGFQGKMLAEAFQEIIRHLQKFSDDHFLLEQAHNIEEQLNQYSFEVGKEIGKTDVNERDIELAKDRLNRYHELFHKLNVRDIEGLMANYEQLCSELDFLDSGASEINQNLKLIAQQAESLQKLGTRLSQYRQKAFQRIHRQIKQELTQLNMKGAELTLQMLPWEYKSPSLDASWFTDEQRELWAMVQDVMSQCGPDGMERVQFLLQSNPGDEPKPLSKIASGGEISRIMLGIKKVLSEGAHTCVMVFDEIDTGISGQTANIVGAKLSEISKRFQVICISHLPQVAVYGDCHFKVSKSIVKGRAESKISRMNREQCLEEVARLLSSGEITKSSLQNARDLFKVSQRGLH; this is translated from the coding sequence ATGCTGCATAGTATCTATATTCGAGGTCTCGCTGTAATTGATGAGCTCAGTATCGAGTTCTCATCCCAACTAAATGTGATCACTGGTGAAACTGGTGCCGGTAAGTCTATTCTGATCAAGGCCCTTAGTTTGATTCTTGGTGGCAAGGGGAGCCCTGATGTGGTTCGCAAGGGGATGGATCAAGCCGTTGTGTCGGCTGTATTCCAGCTACCGGCAGATCATCAGGCTTTCGAGCAACTGACAGCATCCGGGCTCCCGATGCCATCGGAAGAGTCGGACCTTATTCTCAGGCGACAGATTAGCACCAAGGGGCGAAGTCAGGCATGGATTAACGATGTGCCGGTTACCTTATCGATCTTAAAATCTGTCGGTATTCATCTCATTGATGTCTTCGGCCAGCATGATAACCACAAGTTGCTTGACCCACAGTACCACAGTCACTACCTCGACCAATTTCTCAGCCAAAACGAGATTGTGAAGCGCTATCAGAAAGACTACCAAAGACTCTCAGCCGATGTTCGAAACCTACGAAAAGCCATAGAACACTATCAGACGAAACTGCGAGACAGAGATTACATCGAGTTTCGGAAGGCGGAGCTCGATCAATTAGATCCCACCACCGAGAACTACTATGAATCGCGTGATTTTTTAGTCAACTCAAAGGCTGGAATCGCGCAGCATGAAGCCTTGCGTTGTGTAGAAGACATTATGGACCGTGGTTTTCAAGGAAAAATGCTGGCAGAAGCGTTTCAAGAAATCATTCGTCATCTGCAAAAATTTTCAGACGACCACTTTCTCTTGGAGCAGGCGCACAACATTGAGGAGCAGCTCAATCAGTACAGTTTTGAAGTAGGCAAAGAAATTGGCAAAACTGATGTCAACGAGCGCGATATCGAGTTAGCGAAAGATCGATTGAATCGCTACCATGAACTGTTTCATAAGCTCAATGTCCGCGATATCGAAGGCCTGATGGCAAACTACGAGCAGCTCTGCAGCGAGCTTGATTTCCTTGACAGTGGAGCTAGCGAAATCAATCAAAACTTGAAGTTGATTGCACAGCAGGCTGAGTCATTGCAAAAATTGGGGACGCGCCTTTCTCAGTATCGTCAGAAAGCCTTTCAAAGAATCCATCGTCAAATTAAACAGGAGCTTACTCAGCTTAACATGAAAGGGGCTGAGCTGACTTTGCAAATGCTGCCTTGGGAGTACAAAAGCCCCAGTCTTGATGCATCCTGGTTCACAGATGAGCAGAGGGAGCTTTGGGCTATGGTACAAGATGTCATGAGTCAGTGCGGCCCGGACGGTATGGAGCGTGTGCAGTTTCTCCTGCAGTCTAACCCAGGTGACGAACCAAAGCCTCTATCGAAGATCGCCTCAGGGGGAGAAATATCTAGGATCATGCTTGGAATTAAAAAGGTTCTGTCTGAAGGTGCTCATACCTGCGTGATGGTCTTTGATGAAATCGATACGGGTATTTCCGGTCAAACAGCGAATATTGTAGGGGCGAAGCTGTCAGAAATATCGAAGCGCTTTCAAGTTATCTGCATCTCTCACCTGCCTCAGGTGGCGGTGTATGGCGATTGCCACTTCAAAGTTTCTAAGTCTATTGTGAAGGGGCGGGCTGAATCTAAGATTAGTCGGATGAACCGCGAGCAATGCCTCGAAGAAGTGGCCCGGCTTCTTTCTTCCGGAGAGATTACGAAGTCGAGTCTTCAGAACGCTCGGGACTTGTTTAAGGTAAGTCAACGGGGACTTCACTGA
- a CDS encoding R3H domain-containing nucleic acid-binding protein, which produces MGSERWPALVEYFEGETGKLANLGTLEEQMQACLKWYTETFNYLITENTLNLSNINGIIPGVVFIGLDLRTLVANDNTHEVLVYNEARPNHELWNLIEKVLKKSIPGFSKQTLAYLQWAYGEKEEKTWEIGSRPPIGKYAPSFRNRARTGANRDRNERGGNQGGNRKGNSRGNQKRGQGGGDRRGSSEQKEKSALLDVNNAVKKLKKDPNLNEVKLSPTNSFYRRLQHKHAISQGFESISSGEGNDRSVVVKRGKDEANEA; this is translated from the coding sequence TTGGGTTCAGAACGTTGGCCAGCCTTAGTTGAGTACTTCGAAGGAGAAACAGGTAAACTCGCCAACCTAGGCACCCTCGAAGAACAAATGCAGGCCTGCCTCAAATGGTATACCGAAACATTTAATTATCTCATCACTGAAAATACTCTCAATCTGAGCAACATTAACGGCATCATTCCTGGTGTGGTCTTTATTGGGCTCGATTTACGCACCCTTGTTGCAAACGATAATACCCACGAAGTCCTTGTTTACAACGAAGCCCGCCCCAACCATGAACTTTGGAATTTGATTGAAAAGGTTCTAAAAAAGAGCATCCCTGGGTTCTCCAAGCAAACGTTGGCTTATCTCCAATGGGCCTACGGTGAAAAGGAAGAAAAAACCTGGGAAATAGGCAGCCGGCCACCAATTGGCAAATATGCACCTTCGTTTCGTAACCGCGCCCGCACCGGAGCGAATCGCGACCGAAACGAACGTGGCGGTAACCAAGGCGGCAATCGTAAGGGCAACTCACGAGGCAACCAAAAACGAGGCCAAGGTGGAGGTGATCGCCGTGGCTCGTCAGAGCAAAAAGAAAAAAGCGCGCTACTCGATGTGAACAATGCGGTGAAAAAGCTGAAAAAGGACCCCAACTTGAACGAAGTGAAGCTCAGTCCGACCAACAGTTTCTATCGTCGCCTCCAACACAAGCACGCAATTTCCCAAGGCTTTGAATCGATATCATCTGGTGAAGGCAACGACCGATCGGTGGTTGTCAAACGAGGCAAGGACGAAGCCAATGAAGCTTAA
- a CDS encoding SDR family NAD(P)-dependent oxidoreductase, whose product MKLKGKSVCITGASAGIGSATAQYFAQEGCRIALGARRIERLQALRSQLLDLGAESVAVLPLDVQQDSSVTEFYDAVNSDLGSPDILVNNAGLVLGTDHIADGKISDWQTILDTNVMGVLRVCRAFIPKMKQAQRGHLIFVGSISGHQVYEGGGPYCASKHSVKAIYQTLKLELSGTKIRVSSVDPGMVETEFSLVRLGDEDAAKKVYEGFQPLTAEDIAECIGFIASRPAHVNIDDMIIMPREQATVYKVDRSGLEA is encoded by the coding sequence ATGAAGCTTAAAGGTAAGTCTGTCTGCATCACCGGGGCGTCTGCAGGCATCGGCTCAGCCACAGCTCAGTATTTTGCCCAAGAAGGCTGCCGGATTGCTCTCGGCGCACGCCGTATAGAACGGCTCCAGGCCCTACGCAGCCAGCTACTCGATTTGGGAGCCGAAAGTGTTGCAGTTCTGCCATTGGATGTTCAGCAAGACAGTTCTGTCACCGAGTTTTACGATGCTGTTAACTCCGACTTAGGTAGCCCCGACATCCTAGTGAACAATGCTGGCTTGGTTTTAGGGACCGATCACATTGCCGACGGCAAGATTTCAGACTGGCAAACCATTCTTGATACAAATGTGATGGGCGTTCTACGGGTTTGCCGCGCGTTTATTCCAAAGATGAAGCAGGCTCAGCGCGGTCACTTGATTTTTGTTGGCTCAATCTCAGGCCATCAGGTTTATGAAGGTGGTGGTCCGTACTGCGCAAGTAAGCACAGCGTCAAAGCAATCTATCAAACTTTGAAGCTAGAACTCAGCGGCACCAAGATACGTGTGTCATCTGTAGATCCTGGTATGGTGGAAACAGAGTTTTCATTGGTAAGACTAGGAGATGAAGATGCAGCTAAGAAAGTTTATGAAGGCTTTCAACCACTCACAGCTGAAGATATCGCTGAGTGTATTGGCTTTATCGCTTCGCGGCCCGCTCACGTCAACATCGACGATATGATTATCATGCCGCGGGAGCAAGCCACTGTTTACAAGGTCGATCGAAGTGGATTAGAGGCCTGA
- a CDS encoding fumarylacetoacetate hydrolase family protein, giving the protein MKLGTVKNGTRDGQLAVISKSGESYTTVTDIAPTLQFALDHWDQKAPQLEAIYRDLNEGKISGQEVELAKFMAPLPRAYEWIDGSAYINHIVLVRKARGAKPPETLETDPLVYQGGSGVLLGPTDDIKLANPEWGCDFESEVCVVLGDTPQGVKPEVASKYVKLIGIVNDVSLRNLIPGELAKNFGFFNSKPASAFAPFFVTPDELGDAWREGRVHLPLITHYKGEKYGDPDAGPEMHFSFFDLVSHITKTRSYTAGTILGSGTVSNEDRARGSSCLAEKRMIEKIDDGEIRTPFMVAGDTIRIEMLDKNGASIFGAIDQKVVEGSN; this is encoded by the coding sequence ATGAAACTAGGAACTGTCAAAAATGGAACTCGCGATGGTCAACTCGCGGTGATTTCAAAGTCAGGTGAAAGCTATACAACAGTCACAGATATTGCACCGACTCTACAATTTGCCTTAGATCATTGGGATCAAAAAGCTCCTCAGCTCGAAGCCATCTATCGTGATCTTAACGAAGGCAAGATATCTGGGCAGGAGGTTGAGCTTGCCAAGTTCATGGCTCCCCTTCCAAGAGCCTATGAGTGGATCGACGGTTCAGCCTACATCAATCATATAGTATTAGTTCGCAAGGCACGTGGTGCCAAGCCTCCCGAGACTCTAGAAACAGATCCGCTCGTCTATCAGGGTGGTTCAGGGGTTTTGCTGGGACCAACTGATGATATCAAGCTTGCCAACCCTGAATGGGGTTGTGACTTCGAGTCTGAAGTTTGTGTAGTTTTGGGAGATACTCCTCAGGGCGTGAAGCCTGAAGTGGCATCCAAGTATGTTAAGTTAATTGGGATTGTTAATGATGTATCACTCCGTAATCTGATCCCTGGTGAGCTGGCTAAGAACTTTGGTTTCTTTAACTCTAAGCCAGCCTCAGCTTTTGCACCTTTTTTCGTGACTCCCGATGAGCTGGGAGATGCTTGGCGAGAGGGGCGCGTTCATTTGCCACTCATCACTCATTACAAAGGTGAAAAGTACGGTGACCCAGATGCCGGTCCAGAAATGCACTTTTCTTTTTTCGACCTCGTCAGCCATATCACAAAAACGAGATCCTATACTGCGGGAACTATTTTAGGTAGCGGCACGGTCTCGAATGAGGATCGTGCCCGTGGCTCATCTTGTTTGGCAGAAAAGCGAATGATTGAAAAGATCGATGATGGGGAAATTAGAACCCCGTTTATGGTTGCTGGCGATACGATTCGCATTGAAATGCTCGATAAGAATGGGGCTTCGATCTTTGGAGCTATTGATCAAAAAGTGGTAGAGGGTTCCAACTGA
- a CDS encoding pseudouridine synthase gives MEPLRIQKWISQLGLASRREAEKWIQEGRVSINGQIVRELGTKIDPQQDELAIDGKPVESKTPPLVYWMLNKPDFYLTSHKGDGGKDTVFDLPVLKNVPFKLNTVGRLDYRTEGLLLLSNDGAFIHHLTHPKYKMPRHYYALVNQKLSKDQEAEIKKGITLDDGKTGLVDIRHAQRMNLGKSQGSWYYLTVHEGRNRLVRRIFEHFDIKVVRLIRFGFGDLRLPEDLKPGEYRQLSSEEIAKLKKESQQI, from the coding sequence ATGGAACCCTTAAGAATACAGAAGTGGATATCTCAACTGGGCCTAGCATCCCGTCGCGAAGCGGAGAAGTGGATTCAGGAGGGGAGAGTTAGCATCAATGGACAGATTGTCCGTGAGCTAGGAACAAAAATAGACCCACAGCAAGATGAGCTGGCCATTGACGGCAAGCCGGTGGAGTCCAAGACACCTCCACTCGTTTACTGGATGCTAAACAAGCCAGACTTTTATTTAACGAGTCATAAGGGCGATGGTGGCAAGGATACGGTCTTCGATCTTCCTGTTTTAAAAAATGTTCCCTTTAAGCTGAATACCGTCGGCCGGCTTGACTATCGAACCGAAGGCTTGTTGTTGCTTTCAAACGATGGGGCGTTCATTCACCACCTGACACATCCCAAGTACAAGATGCCACGCCATTACTATGCTCTTGTGAATCAGAAGCTTAGCAAAGACCAAGAGGCTGAGATCAAAAAAGGGATCACACTCGATGACGGAAAGACGGGGCTTGTCGACATTCGTCATGCCCAGCGTATGAACCTTGGAAAGAGTCAGGGTAGCTGGTACTATCTCACGGTTCATGAGGGTCGCAACCGGCTGGTTCGACGGATATTTGAGCATTTTGATATCAAAGTTGTTCGCCTCATTCGCTTTGGCTTTGGCGATCTGAGACTCCCCGAAGATTTGAAGCCGGGTGAATACCGACAGTTAAGTTCGGAAGAGATTGCCAAGCTAAAGAAAGAGTCGCAGCAAATCTAG
- the scpB gene encoding SMC-Scp complex subunit ScpB: MTEKKDDQEKQAPIQESEADEFEFESDETELDGDDSEPDEAEEALAFAIEDHPESEVIGEEDDDEVDHSFEDLDDEDSEAESVAPTDDPISIFEDDDEEPKPIASHQQTMDPAGLNFDEELTLEGQVEAVIFASAKPLKIQDILDIVQDEDQNLKPKDIESVVSQLQKLYDERSGGFTLVHEAGIGYQFQTVVAASYLMEKMFSSRPRPLSRAALETLSIIAYRQPATRAEIEYIRGVDAGSIIKNLMERDLISCVGRKEDAGRPMLFGTTAEFLKVFRIESLDQLPPLASFQPPAETAEASQKEPEDAVDVEGFVGDDTLEAPEVSEGLESEPEDHELEEEARPSESEELDSEDSFEVDFGSEEQDVMRPGAEHGQNEQIMEEDDGTLKNTEVDISTGPSIPSRSGEVDSGGES; the protein is encoded by the coding sequence GTGACAGAGAAGAAAGATGATCAAGAAAAGCAAGCCCCGATTCAAGAGTCTGAAGCAGATGAGTTTGAATTTGAAAGCGACGAAACTGAGCTTGATGGAGATGACTCAGAGCCGGATGAGGCTGAAGAAGCCTTAGCTTTTGCAATCGAGGATCACCCTGAGAGCGAAGTGATCGGCGAAGAAGACGACGATGAGGTAGACCATAGCTTTGAAGACCTTGATGATGAAGATAGCGAGGCTGAATCCGTAGCTCCTACTGATGATCCTATTAGTATCTTCGAGGATGATGATGAGGAACCGAAGCCCATTGCAAGCCATCAGCAGACGATGGACCCTGCTGGGTTAAATTTTGACGAGGAACTCACCTTAGAGGGACAAGTTGAGGCCGTAATCTTCGCTAGCGCGAAACCCCTTAAAATTCAGGATATTCTTGATATTGTTCAAGATGAAGATCAGAACTTGAAGCCGAAAGACATCGAGTCGGTCGTATCACAATTACAGAAGCTCTATGATGAACGATCTGGTGGCTTTACTCTGGTTCACGAAGCAGGCATTGGTTATCAATTTCAAACGGTAGTCGCAGCAAGCTATTTGATGGAAAAAATGTTTTCCTCAAGGCCTCGCCCCTTGTCGCGGGCCGCGCTTGAAACTCTTTCTATCATTGCCTATCGCCAGCCCGCGACGCGAGCAGAGATCGAATATATTCGGGGAGTTGACGCGGGCAGCATCATTAAAAACCTGATGGAGCGTGACCTGATTTCGTGCGTTGGGAGGAAAGAGGATGCTGGGCGACCTATGTTGTTTGGGACAACGGCTGAGTTTTTAAAGGTTTTCCGGATCGAGAGTCTTGATCAACTCCCGCCTCTCGCCTCGTTTCAACCGCCGGCAGAAACCGCCGAAGCGTCGCAAAAAGAGCCAGAAGATGCTGTTGATGTTGAGGGGTTCGTCGGTGATGACACACTTGAAGCCCCAGAAGTGTCTGAGGGCCTTGAGTCAGAGCCTGAAGACCATGAGCTAGAAGAAGAAGCTAGACCTTCAGAGTCAGAAGAACTAGATAGTGAAGACTCGTTTGAAGTGGACTTCGGCAGCGAAGAGCAGGATGTCATGCGGCCAGGCGCCGAGCATGGCCAAAATGAGCAAATTATGGAAGAAGATGATGGAACCCTTAAGAATACAGAAGTGGATATCTCAACTGGGCCTAGCATCCCGTCGCGAAGCGGAGAAGTGGATTCAGGAGGGGAGAGTTAG
- a CDS encoding segregation and condensation protein A: protein MAGHYYLKLDQFEGPLDLLLHLIKVNEIDIFNIDIFLLTTQYLQYLRAIRYDDLSTAGEFLEMAATLVHIKTRMLLPNTEGENGEDELEEEDPRKTLQERLIAYEQFKGASEFLGVRPRYDLILKTSYESDRLAPQYEHIEAPLEGDSASLVILYEQMLAKMAERKPPAKVEAKMHMVTVEQKIDELLHLIETVKFALFQGFYKKFKSRYELVVYILAALELSKGGKIRILQQDINGPLWLYRSDFDREQLPIGAASETSQSS, encoded by the coding sequence ATGGCAGGACACTACTATCTCAAGTTGGACCAGTTCGAAGGCCCCCTCGATCTGCTACTTCATCTCATTAAGGTGAATGAAATCGATATCTTCAATATCGATATCTTTCTCTTAACGACTCAATATCTTCAGTATCTTAGAGCTATTCGTTACGACGATCTTAGTACTGCAGGAGAGTTTCTTGAGATGGCGGCAACCTTAGTCCACATCAAGACTAGAATGCTTCTCCCAAATACTGAAGGAGAAAATGGCGAAGACGAGCTTGAAGAGGAAGATCCTCGAAAGACTCTCCAAGAGAGGCTGATCGCTTACGAGCAGTTCAAAGGGGCCTCAGAGTTTTTAGGAGTTCGGCCTCGCTATGACCTAATTCTCAAAACATCCTATGAATCTGATCGATTAGCTCCGCAGTACGAACACATCGAAGCGCCTTTGGAAGGGGATTCAGCTTCACTTGTTATTCTTTACGAACAGATGTTAGCGAAGATGGCTGAACGCAAGCCGCCTGCGAAGGTTGAAGCTAAGATGCACATGGTCACCGTGGAACAGAAGATAGACGAGCTTTTGCACCTGATTGAAACGGTGAAGTTTGCATTGTTCCAAGGATTCTATAAAAAATTCAAGTCCCGCTATGAACTTGTGGTCTATATTCTAGCCGCGTTGGAGCTTTCGAAAGGCGGTAAAATAAGGATTTTGCAGCAGGATATCAATGGCCCTCTTTGGTTGTATCGCAGCGACTTTGATCGAGAGCAGCTTCCCATCGGTGCAGCATCGGAAACCTCGCAGTCAAGCTAA